A single genomic interval of Camelina sativa cultivar DH55 chromosome 11, Cs, whole genome shotgun sequence harbors:
- the LOC104721695 gene encoding uncharacterized protein LOC104721695, with amino-acid sequence MQRFQDPRIDLAELKLQVVKKIGVERSRRYFYYLGRFLSQKLTKSEFDKSCCRLLGRENLSLHNKLIRSILRNASLAKSPPPLHQTGHPNKSLVVGKEDGPEQSGSLIPNHNRNDHVWSNGVLADKVRSGICDKDRPSPLGLNGKVESLLHQPLCREDKSGPFDYQRSSRYGDERDGAFLCPADKMRVADKGQVAATFSRDDKAQEDQGRLNLSMCPVIAPLGIPFCSASIGGSRRTVPNSTSADVSSCYDSGGLSDTEMLRKRMENIAVAQDLGGVSTECSSMLNNMLDVYLKKLVKSCLDLAGARSMNGTLGKQSLDKQQIRDKIVNGVHIQTSNQPSDITQEQVSVSLLDFRVAMELNPHQLGEDWPLLRERISMCSFEEREGV; translated from the coding sequence ATGCAGCGGTTTCAAGATCCTAGGATTGATCTAGCTGAGCTGAAACTGCAAGTTGTGAAGAAGATTGGGGTTGAAAGATCTAGAAGGTATTTTTACTACTTGGGCAGGTTTCTGAGTCAGAAGCTTACTAAGAGTGAGTTTGATAAGTCATGTTGCCGTCTTTTGGGGAGGGAGAATCTTTCTCTACACAACAAGTTGATTCGTTCCATCTTGAGAAATGCATCTCTGGCTAAATCCCCACCTCCACTTCACCAAACTGGTCACCCTAACAAGTCTTTGGTGGTTGGGAAAGAGGATGGACCTGAACAAAGCGGATCTCTGATCCCTAACCATAATAGGAATGATCATGTTTGGTCTAATGGGGTGTTAGCAGACAAGGTTAGGTCTGGAATATGTGACAAGGATAGGCCTAGTCCACTTGGCTTAAACGGAAAGGTTGAAAGTCTGTTGCATCAGCCACTTTGTAGAGAAGACAAAAGCGGTCCTTTTGATTATCAAAGATCAAGTCGATACGGTGATGAAAGAGACGGTGCATTTCTTTGTCCTGCTGACAAAATGAGGGTAGCAGATAAGGGTCAGGTTGCAGCTACATTTAGCAGAGATGATAAAGCTCAAGAGGATCAAGGTAGATTGAATCTTTCCATGTGTCCTGTGATTGCACCTCTAGGGATTCCATTTTGCTCGGCTAGTATCGGTGGGTCTCGCAGAACAGTTCCAAATTCGACCAGCGCAGATGTTAGCAGTTGCTATGACAGTGGTGGACTGTCAGACACAGAGATGCTGAGAAAGCGGATGGAGAATATTGCAGTAGCACAGGATCTTGGAGGGGTTTCAACAGAGTGTTCTAGTATGTTAAATAACATGTTGGACGTTTACCTGAAGAAACTGGTGAAATCGTGCCTTGATTTGGCTGGAGCTAGGTCCATGAATGGAACGCTCGGAAAACAAAGTTTAGACAAACAGCAGATCCGAGACAAGATTGTAAATGGGGTGCACATACAAACTAGCAACCAACCATCTGACATAACTCAAGAACAAGTTTCAGTGTCTTTGCTTGATTTTAGAGTTGCAATGGAGCTAAATCCGCATCAACTTGGTGAAGACTGGCCGTTGCTACGGGAGAGGATTTCCATGTGTTCATTCGAGGAACGAGAAGGGGTGTGA